A genomic region of Eucalyptus grandis isolate ANBG69807.140 chromosome 5, ASM1654582v1, whole genome shotgun sequence contains the following coding sequences:
- the LOC104444267 gene encoding disease resistance protein RPM1, which yields MEDALDEFSLVLRHDHGVGFTGLISRMSCCIKNLKARYRVTSEIKRINSRVKGICDGHRRLRYKFSRAQQGPSSIGADNTWQDHRGNALLLDKTDVVGIEQPKNDLVGQLLDGPQRREVISVVGMGGLGKTTLVNQVYEDPSVKKHFAVYAWITLSRSSKIEELLKDMLDQIMRVIRKPVPPGANTMNSHWLKMIIKDLLQRRRYLIVLDDTWYINEWDAVKHALPNNGQGSRVILTTRNAELASTACKEFNGLVKNMEPLDPEQSWKLFCRKTFQGNFCPSHLEEICKYILKKCEGLPLAIVAISGVLAAKDKRRIDEWDVVRRSLRAEIDGNNRLKNLKRVLSLSFSDLPYYLKSCFLHLSVFPEGHLIERRRLTRLWVAEGFVERKEGKTLDEVAKEYFGELLNRSLVQVAETTTDGRVKLCRIHDFQREIITSKSSDQSFATIAKEQTDMWPDKVRRLSLHNSLQAAQQNRSLSHLRALYMFGVDGGFIDFVLGCDIKLLNVLDMQATPLSRFPVQVVDCYYLRYLSFRHTEIKTIPTSIGRLQNLETLDLKHTNVTRLPVGILKLRKLRHLLVYRYENISYLCNKYGFKALTEIGALQSLEKLCYIEVDDERNDIIMRELGKLTQLSRLGILKLRKEDGRALCSSIAKLTNLCAISVASVEDDEILDLQHLTSPPQLLQRIYLKGRLEMLPNWLATLNSLVKLHLRWSRLKDDPLLPLQSLPNLVHLELLQVYGGKTLCFKSKGFRKLRILGLDNFDELRSVEVEEGAMPCLEKLIIQRCKLLEKLPPGIEYLTKLKVLEFFDMPDELVKTFVRGEQDEDYRKVAHIPEIYYGYWRDGGWDVQSIERSSKGDASPRQGTSMRSNEFPPCWK from the coding sequence ATGGAGGACGCTCTCGACGAGTTCTCGCTGGTCTTGAGACATGATCACGGAGTTGGGTTCACCGGCCTCATTAGCAGGATGTCCTGCTGCATCAAGAACCTGAAGGCTCGATACCGTGTCACGTCCGAGATAAAGCGCATCAACTCCAGAGTAAAGGGCATATGCGATGGGCACCGGAGGCTGCGCTACAAATTTAGCAGGGCTCAACAAGGTCCCAGCTCGATCGGCGCAGACAACACGTGGCAGGACCACCGAGGTAATGCCCTTCTTCTAGATAAAACTGACGTAGTGGGCATTGAGCAGCCGAAGAACGACCTGGTTGGGCAATTACTAGACGGGCCTCAAAGGCGGGAGGTCATCTCCGTCGTGGGAATGGGAGGGTTGGGCAAAACCACTCTGGTGAACCAAGTCTATGAAGACCCCTCCGTGAAGAAGCATTTCGCAGTGTACGCGTGGATCACTCTCTCTCGGTCCTCCAAGATCGAAGAGCTCCTCAAAGACATGCTTGATCAGATCATGAGGGTGATCAGGAAACCGGTCCCTCCAGGAGCCAACACTATGAACAGCCATTGGCTGAAGATGATCATCAAGGACCTGCTTCAGAGGAGGAGGTACCTGATCGTCCTCGATGACACATGGTACATAAACGAATGGGATGCAGTCAAGCACGCCTTGCCCAACAATGGTCAAGGAAGCCGGGTTATCCTCACAACCCGGAATGCTGAGCTGGCATCTACCGCCTGCAAGGAATTTAATGGGCTGGTCAAAAATATGGAACCACTCGATCCGGAACAGTCGTGGAAGCTTTTCTGTCGGAAGACATTTCAGGGGAACTTTTGCCCTTCCCACCTGGAGGAGATATGTAAGTACATTTTGAAAAAGTGTGAAGGACTGCCGCTGGCAATCGTGGCCATCAGTGGTGTTCTGGCCGCGAAAGACAAACGGAGGATTGATGAATGGGATGTGGTACGACGCAGCCTCCGTGCCGAGATTGATGGCAACAACAGGCTCAAGAACTTAAAGAGGGTGCTTTCCCTCAGTTTCAGTGATTTGCCATATTACCTGAAGTCCTGTTTCTTACACTTGAGTGTATTTCCCGAGGGTCACCTCATCGAGCGCAGGAGACTGACCCGGCTCTGGGTAGCGGAAGGGTTTGTCGAGAGAAAAGAAGGCAAGACACTTGATGAAGTTGCAAAAGAATACTTTGGCGAGCTCCTGAACAGAAGCCTAGTGCAAGTGGCTGAAACGACAACCGACGGAAGGGTCAAGTTGTGCCGCATACATGATTTCCAGAGGGAAATAATAACTTCAAAATCAAGTGATCAAAGCTTTGCAACGATCGCCAAAGAGCAGACCGACATGTGGCCAGATAAAGTTCGCCGCCTTTCATTGCACAATAGCCTGCAAGCTGCACAGCAAAACAGGTCACTTTCTCATCTGCGCGCTCTATACATGTTCGGTGTAGACGGGGGATTTATTGACTTTGTCCTAGGATGTGACATTAAACTGCTTAATGTCTTAGACATGCAAGCCACACCTTTGTCAAGGTTCCCAGTTCAAGTTGTTGACTGCTACTACCTAAGATATTTAAGCTTCAGGCACACCGAAATTAAAACAATTCCTACTTCGATAGGGAGGCTTCAGAACCTAGAGACACTAGATCTTAAGCACACAAATGTAACACGATTACCTGTCGGAATCTTGAAGTTGCGAAAACTCCGGCATCTCTTGGTGTATCGGTATGAGAATATATCCTATTTGTGCAACAAGTATGGCTTCAAGGCACTCACGGAGATCGGGGCTCTGCAGTCCCTTGAAAAGTTGTGCTACATAGAGGTGGACGACGAGAGAAATGACATCATCATGAGAGAGCTCGGGAAGCTGACGCAGTTAAGCAGGTTGGGCATCCTGAAGTTGAGGAAAGAAGATGGAAGGGCTTTGTGCTCATCAATAGCGAAATTAACCAACCTCTGTGCAATATCCGTGGCTTCAGTTGAGGACGATGAGATATTGGATCTGCAGCACCTTACATCTCCACCCCAATTGCTACAGAGGATCTACTTGAAAGGGCGTCTCGAGATGCTACCAAACTGGTTAGCCACTCTCAATAGTCTTGTCAAGTTGCACTTACGATGGAGTCGGCTGAAGGATGACCCACTCTTACCACTGCAAAGTCTGCCCAACCTCGTGCATCTCGAGCTGCTCCAGGTCTACGGAGGAAAGACCTTATGCTTCAAATCCAAAGGTTTTAGGAAGCTGAGAATTCTGGGTCTCGACAATTTTGACGAACTCAGATCCGTGGAAGTGGAGGAAGGAGCAATGCCCTGTCTCGAAAAGTTGATCATTCAGCGCTGCAAGCTACTGGAGAAGCTGCCACCAGGCATTGAGTATCTGACCAAGCTCAAAGTACTTGAGTTCTTTGACATGCCTGATGAGTTGGTGAAGACATTTGTGCGAGGCGAACAGGACGAGGATTATCGGAAGGTCGCACACATTCCAGAAATTTACTATGGATATTGGAGAGATGGAGGTTGGGATGTCCAATCGATAGAGAGATCGTCCAAGGGCGATGCCTCTCCTCGCCAAGGCACTAGCATGAGGAGCAATGAGTTCCCTCCATGCTGGAAGTAA